From the genome of Neodiprion pinetum isolate iyNeoPine1 chromosome 3, iyNeoPine1.2, whole genome shotgun sequence, one region includes:
- the LOC124214688 gene encoding uro-adherence factor A — translation MVKTVTFSLLYCLSFYICRISCDLNEISWPSVSEASNSGSTEIEIKHSLFDDPSKRTVAVVLPLDEEKPQVENHQKKKRCRKNRRHRKMKLRLDPNDATDNNRDNLVQTRYRKKISSAEMEGQQVPSIRSDFHENTKRRVDWSKEFQDIDESLENPFMRISENRGSHRSNNEEAEIGSFEKNDEDVILRRIRNHIINPGDYKVLALVGKKDDYSPPQNPKKYICYCREDDCSGKDCQPEIYKPCSGSRKNSRPTPMNNCGFNKVRNYSPSNAKHDNKNYVQTLAKVNVENSGMNHKILQEEENNKNDFSKETNSNQNIQAQKSTVNLDQQDQLSVKNSQRLATSTQQSVSQIRTPNNNQWLRPVLGIKGSPIQSGSQGSSQEFSRTQSDATLSWLPFLKDQSTKGKNEDGVLMAHGQVPLQKSRTFQLPSVKEPVPSVEKPFGYLENPESYVISYGDSTTMESSTEKYQQSEENRGYDSNVESNVGLPVSSEEYSSDKFDASTEGNLYLQVDDGPGSDEVTKVSVPLNHPVNLPHPENHDDDVYLLGDSTEELTGHKGFGNTPQKYELPLTMSKDDEYQLERDQLHHKMSGFGTLRPGYNPLPPGSFVHEFRRPYNGYGSYVVSPNTQPSWKDRSGYLTTEIPFRAQLERPAIARSGWNGCNVYPTAQLWPYKGTMQTPNNYYGNGIGGPVLRNFGYYGNPHAGKPMEDKSYLYYSPMMKTGNGGSGLTQQRRPAANDNRDDYSDIQVVTNGYFTSKTYDDVEDVDGNDDQETGNAQAKFESNVDRVHHLTQQGFAYPTSNLYNGYEPANDWKAQKENFAVFDGENSRYLESVEDDDEMENPSAVSAEANTPIVDEDLNILAVTEESSSEESSPSEDFTGENQSKGVSMDSAVHQSLDLLKKGNTSRVETVGGRKIGIWGTSDSLEAIELNAESWNEQYGTIRPEENISSDSLEVSEEKTSELIENGSRGLESKYADSKNDNGEEVGSYYKADCHYPTSSLSDKKYSENIVSAENEGNAEQQDVSNLSPPIIIEPIVAIETSPTKYFSPNDRVLEYIKNHGQNLLQHSDPSSLDQQDAVNQGDHMGQTNETKDQETFVQNPQYVGEYSQMSTSENTNSEEITDEKSENLERIFTQPNIPEIDEIDEDSGDSTERFDADAENESKEKSVMTSEYVQRPGKYGVQDKISPTDLSSLKNEASEDLSRSYEDCTVESVISEVLGETRYPDSYISESMDESTECSQLEDSVSNNHLDMENYGSESMVKNSKENIQQYGTVEAGGGKNLNSYNIGSHDYNDENLQKENARTQEASVNLVMNEYRKNNDESNAESNYKPTTETYADNKRLLVGEFLNPSTGKIVQEVNRRTEMKPEDHDAVEDNGMQLTVQSSKLEDKTDRKWDTAQHRVDYGDGKYSSSLEDDNDYGYENLREDSNTRKYSEKLGAVSLVANEGEDRNEMSTAASVKTTPSVSCSCRVPEGEITTEAYRNNEKLSLSEVLEPTVEKDVQDTESMNTHKISDDKANSNSQVPSRKSTTEAYEESRKLLLGEFVDPPTRKDVSEEGSLNAYSGKYGESNFGNNPTPGMSGKVNGFVGIQSTTKNSKIDHEVNRNAGKYHDYRTSGQYSSSWKNSGELQSAPSLTTDKYSKHNKKSNVANSAFRIPSQKSSTKAYEDKEKQLAGGEFLISAKENVPKNNALKQENAEVELMNNAKNPLAQIDGEMKSFGKETENNDMQSTNEKSKLENETNKIVSQGNPEPNSDSFSNSPNEEDHNTMLFPGNSGEITTKNFEINGVVQSLGSCIKPPEVQNDSGYLGRIAPRNPTAAVESFGDLVDSDLYYIGDGVRLPLTIKRLQDGSFALSISEKICQQWAKEKCPCCVPREGKILQEKHWDDKNLDSLMKTSRSSLSRRGISADQKSKSDEMELEDNPDIAKGTQLPKKRSIRSITMPVDEFAQLYNLNLNLEDYNVESTAIESTRRHKLTERSKMENDNQAQSSDLVQKIVSINEVPENEKVGVLLSTLQDLIATEPTEISEVVDKLEENIAKEKFRGELGGDNGEEDASGDEAKRLYDYQKNNPVLERIRIIKQLQMGKARCEHKYQKDCDYAITQKTELLTTILRWLKELLLTSQIE, via the exons AGAACACGAAACGGCGCGTCGACTGGTCTAAGGAATTTCAGGACATCGACGAGAGCTTGGAAAATCCGTTCATGAGAATATCGGAAAATCGGGGGTCTCACAGATCGAACAACGAGGAAGCGGAGATCGGTAGCTtcgaaaaaaatgacgaagaCGTTATTTTGAGACGGATCAGGAATCATATAATCAACCCTGGCGACTACAAAGTCCTGGCCCTGGTCGGCAAAAAGGACGATTATTCACCGCCTCAGAATCCGAAGAAATACATTTGCTACTGCAGAGAAGATGACTGCTCAGGTAAGGACTGCCAACCTGAGATTTACAAGCCCTGTTCAGGGTCGAGAAAAAATTCTAGACCCACACCTATGAACAATTGTGGCTTTAATAAGGTTAGAAATTACTCGCCGTCGAATGCCAAACACGATAACAAGAACTACGTTCAAACACTGGCAAAAGTCAACGTCGAAAACAGTGGAATGAACCACAAAATCTTGCAAGAAGAGGAGAATAATAAGAACGATTTCTCAAAGGAAACCAATTCCAATCAAAATATCCAGGCGCAAAAATCCACCGTGAATTTAGACCAACAGGACCAATTATCAGTCAAAAATTCTCAACGACTTGCAACTTCGACGCAGCAAAGTGTTAGCCAGATTCGCACTCCGAACAACAATCAGTGGCTGCGTCCAGTCCTTGGAATCAAAG GATCACCGATACAGTCTGGTAGTCAAGGATCCTCTCAAGAATTCAGTAGAACACAATCGGACGCAACCTTGAGTTGGCTTCCGTTTTTGAAGGATCAATCCACCAAGGGCAAGAACGAAGATGGAGTGCTGATGGCTCACGGTCAGGTACCTCTTCAGAAAAGTCGCACTTTTCAACTTCCGTCCGTTAAAGAGCCGGTGCCGAGCGTCGAGAAGCCTTTCGGTTACCTGGAAAACCCTGAATCTTATGTGATCTCATATGGAGATTCGACGACGATGGAATCAAGCACCGAGAAATATCAGCAATCGGAAGAGAATCGAGGCTATGACTCGAACGTGGAATCCAATGTCGGCTTGCCCGTTAGTTCGGAGGAATATTCATCGGACAAATTCGATGCTTCTACGGAGGGAAACCTGTATCTGCAAGTAGACGATGGCCCAGGATCAGACGAAGTCACCAAAGTCTCGGTCCCGCTGAATCATCCTGTGAATCTTCCTCACCCTGAAAATCACGACGACGATGTTTACTTGCTCGGAGATTCGACGGAGGAATTAACTGGTCACAAAGGATTCGGCAATACTCCTCAGAAGTATGAACTTCCTCTGACGATGTCAAAGGACGACGAATATCAACTGGAAAGAGATCAGTTACACCACAAAATGTCTGGCTTCGGAACTCTGCGACCAGGATACAATCCTCTGCCACCAGGAAGTTTCGTTCACGAATTTCGAAGACCTTATAACGGTTACGGAAGTTATGTGGTGAGTCCAAATACGCAACCCAGCTGGAAAGATCGCTCGGGTTACTTGACCACTGAAATTCCTTTTCGAGCACAGCTGGAACGACCTGCGATCGCAAGATCCGGCTGGAATGGATGCAACGTTTATCCGACTGCTCAGCTTTGGCCATACAAAGGGACGATGCAGACTCCGAATAATTACTACGGAAACGGAATAGGCGGTCCTGTATTGCGAAATTTTGGATATTACGGAAATCCGCATGCGGGAAAGCCGATGGAGGACAAAAGTTACTTGTATTATTCACCGATGATGAAGACAGGCAATGGAGGTTCAGGGTTGACCCAACAACGACGTCCCGCGGCTAATGACAACCGCGATGATTATTCCGACATACAAGTCGTAACGAACGGATATTTCACTTCGAAAACATACGATGACGTGGAGGATGTCGATGGCAACGACGATCAGGAAACGGGAAACGCGCAGGCGAAATTCGAGAGTAACGTTGACCGGGTACATCACCTCACTCAACAAGGCTTCGCTTATCCCACTTCgaatttatacaatggatacGAACCAGCGAATGATTGGAAAGcacagaaagaaaatttcgcgGTCTTCGATGGAGAAAATTCGCGGTATCTTGAATCAGTGGAAGATGACGATGAAATGGAAAATCCTTCCGCAGTTTCTGCTGAAGCCAATACACCGATCGTCGATGAGGATCTGAACATTTTAGCCGTAACTGAGGAAAGTTCTTCGGAGGAATCCTCACCGAGTGAAGATTTTACTGGCGAAAATCAGTCAAAGGGTGTTTCAATGGATTCAGCTGTTCACCAGAGTCTGGATTTactgaaaaaaggaaatacgTCTAGGGTTGAAACTGTCGGCGGAAGAAAGATAGGAATATGGGGCACATCGGACTCGTTGGAGGCAATAGAACTAAATGCTGAGTCTTGGAATGAACAGTATGGAACAATTAGACCGGAAGAGAATATCTCATCGGATTCATTGGAAGTCTCGGAGGAGAAAACTTcagaattaattgaaaatggaTCTCGAGGTCTTGAGTCGAAGTACGCTGATTCGAAAAACGATAATGGCGAAGAAGTTGGTTCCTATTACAAGGCAGACTGCCACTACCCAACGTCTTCTTTGTCCGATAAAAAGTATTCCGAGAACATTGTATCAGCAGAAAATGAAGGCAACGCTGAGCAACAAGACGTATCAAACCTTTCGCCGCCGATTATCATCGAGCCAATTGTAGCGATCGAAACTTCACCGactaaatatttttccccGAATGACAGAGTCTTGGAGTACATAAAAAATCACGgtcaaaatttattacaacaTTCTGATCCTTCTAGCCTTGACCAACAAGATGCAGTAAATCAAGGAGATCATATGGGCCAAACAAATGAGACCAAAGACCAAGAAACGTTTGTTCAAAATCCACAATACGTCGGAGAATATAGTCAAATGTCGACATCAGAGAATACGAATAGTGAAGAGATAACCGATGAGAAATCGGAAAATCTAGAGAGAATATTTACTCAGCCGAATATAccggaaattgatgaaatcgATGAAGATTCCGGTGATTCCACGGAGCGATTTGACGCTGATGCAGAAAATGAATCTAAGGAAAAATCTGTAATGACTTCGGAATATGTCCAGAGACCGGGAAAATATGGTGTACAGGATAAAATTAGTCCGACCGACTTATCATCTCTGAAAAATGAGGCGTCTGAGGATTTATCTCGAAGTTACGAAGATTGCACAGTGGAATCTGTGATTTCCGAAGTTTTAGGAGAAACCCGATATCCTGATAGTTACATATCCGAATCAATGGATGAATCAACAGAGTGCTCGCAGCTAGAAGATTCAGTTTCAAATAATCATCTAGACATGGAGAACTATGGATCCGAATCTATGGTTAAAAATTCTAAAGAAAACATTCAACAATATGGAACTGTAGAGGCTGGAGGAGGAAAGAATTTAAATTCCTATAACATTGGCAGTCACGAttataatgatgaaaatttgcaaaaagaGAATGCGAGAACTCAAGAAGCGTCAGTTAATTTAGTTATGAATGAATACCGGAAGAATAATGATGAAAGCAATGCGGAATCCAATTACAAACCAACCACGGAGACTTACGCAGACAACAAAAGACTTCTGGTTGGCGAATTTCTGAATCCTTCTACTGGGAAAATCGTGCAAGAAG TCAACAGGCGGACAGAAATGAAACCTGAGGATCACGATGCTGTGGAAGACAACGGAATGCAGTTAACGGTTCAAAGTTCGAAACTAGAGGATAAAACGGATAGAAAATGGGACACCGCGCAACACAGAGTCGATTATGGGGacggaaaatattcaagttCACTTGAAGATGATAATGATTACGGATACGAAAATTTACGAGAAGATTCAAATACTCGGAAATATTCGGAGAAATTAGGAGCAGTGAGTTTGGTTGCAAATGAGGGAGAGGATCGTAACGAAATGAGTACCGCAGCATCGGTGAAGACTACACCATCTGTATCATGTAGTTGCAGAGTTCCCGAGGGTGAAATCACTACGGAGGCTTAcagaaataacgaaaaactTTCGTTAAGTGAAGTCCTGGAACCTACTGTTGAGAAAGACGTGCAGGATACAGAATCAATGAACACACATAAGATAAGCGATGACAAGGCCAACAGCAATTCCCAAGTACCTAGTCGAAAATCAACAACAGAAGCTTACGAAGAGAGTAGGAAACTCCTGCTTGGTGAATTCGTGGATCCTCCTACTAGAAAAGACGTTTCAGAAGAAGGATCATTGAATGCGTACAGTGGCAAGTATGGGGAATCAAATTTTGGCAATAATCCGACACCTGGAATGAGTGGGAAGGTCAACGGCTTCGTTGGAATTCAATCTACgacgaaaaattctaaaatagATCACGAGGTAAATCGAAATGCGGGTAAATATCACGATTATAGAACATCAGGGCAATATTCGAGTTCTTGGAAAAATTCGGGAGAGTTGCAGAGTGCGCCAAGTTTGACTACCGATAAATACTCGAAGCATAATAAGAAAAGTAATGTGGCAAACTCTGCTTTTCGAATTCCTAGTCAAAAATCATCTACGAAGGCATATGAAGATAAAGAGAAACAACTTGCAGGtggtgaatttttgatttctgCTAAAGAAAACGTGCCGAAAAACAATGCACTGAAGCAAGAGAACGCTGAGGTTGAACTGATGAATAATGCCAAAAATCCCTTAGCCCAAATCGACGGTGAGATGAAAAGCTTTGGCAAAGAAACAGAGAATAATGACATGCAATCcacgaatgaaaaatcgaaactaGAGAATGAAACGAATAAAATCGTTTCACAAGGTAATCCTGAGCCTAATAGCGactcattttcaaattcgccGAATGAAGAAGATCACAACACGATGCTATTTCCAGGAAATTCTGGGGAGATaacgacaaaaaattttgaaatcaacgGAGTTGTACAATCGCTAGGCTCCTGCATCAAGCCACCAGAAGTACAAAATGATTCTGGTTACTTGGGAAGAATTGCTCCACGAAATCCAACTGCAGCTGTTGAGTCTTTCGGGGATCTTGTCGATTCCGATCTCTACTACATCGGAGACGGTGTAAGGCTACCATTGACCATAAAGCGGTTGCAGGATGGATCCTTTGCTCTGAGCATATCGGAGAAAATTTGTCAACAATGGGCGAAGGAGAAATGCCCCTGCTGCGTCCCGCGGGAGGGAAAAATTCTACAGGAAAAACACTGGGATGATAAGAACTTGGATTCACTAATGAAAACCAGCCGGAGCAGCCTCAGTCGAAGAGGAATTTCAGCtgatcaaaaatcaaaaagtgATGAAATGGAGCTTGAGGATAATCCGGATATCGCGAAAGGTACGCAACTTCCCAAGAAAAGGAGTATCAGGTCGATAACTATGCCGGTTGACGAGTTCGCTCAAttatataatttgaatttaaatttggaGGATTACAACGTGGAATCAACGGCGATTGAATCCACTCGGAGACACAAACTGACCGAAAGATCTAAGATGGAGAACGACAATCAAGCGCAGAGCAGCGATTTGGTCCAGAAAATTGTATCGATAAACGAGGTGCCTGAGAATGAGAAGGTCGGCGTATTGTTGTCGACTTTGCAAGACTTGATTGCAACAGAGCCGACGGAAATATCTGAGGTTGTGGATAAGCTCGAGGAAAATATAGCGAAGGAAAAATTCAGGGGCGAATTAGGAGGGGATAACGGAGAGGAAGATGCTTCCGGGGATGAAGCGAAGCGATTATACGATTACCAGAAGAACAATCCTGTTCTGGAAAGAATAAGAATTATAAAGCAGCTGCAGATGGGTAAGGCAAGATGTGAACACAAGTACCAAAAGGACTGCGACTACGCGATTACCCAGAAAACTGAACTCCTTACGACAATACTGCGATGGCTTAAGGAGTTGTTGCTCACAAGTCagattgaatga